TGGAAGGCCCTCGCCGCCTGCTGCTGGGCCTGGCCCTCAAACGCTCAGGCGAAGAAGAATCAGCGATTCCTCACCTGGAACAAGCCGCTCGGCTGATGCCGACTCCCGTCCGTCGCTTTGCCTGGAGCGAATTGGTGAGCTGTTATCGGTCGATGGGCAACGATGAACTGGCCGATCTTGCCGAAACTCTCGGCGGTGATACAGAGTTCGAATTGCGAATCGCTCTGCCGTTTTCCGAGCTGAATATCACGTCGACA
This DNA window, taken from Fuerstiella marisgermanici, encodes the following:
- a CDS encoding tetratricopeptide repeat protein produces the protein MRSQITPRSIRHLVAADGYMALNMNTRAVAELEKTDDLGPLEGPRRLLLGLALKRSGEEESAIPHLEQAARLMPTPVRRFAWSELVSCYRSMGNDELADLAETLGGDTEFELRIALPFSELNITSTERAVELN